In Streptomyces sp. NBC_01717, one DNA window encodes the following:
- a CDS encoding right-handed parallel beta-helix repeat-containing protein translates to MSWTRRLLVVLVALAAALLAASAAQAHEERPVPLPDGSGSVPVHRAGEPDLLVCKSDRVDFERRISGFPAKLRARNLELFDRCRKSGYRHLQQAVDKVGRPGMNIAILPGLYEEEPSLPRPTGECARLKAPDSQLGYQILSYAQQKQCPHNQNLVAILGKKQLQIEGTGAARTDVVIDAKYQKLNAIRADGSDGIYFKNFTAQRTTFNSLYVLAQDGFVIDDVLTRWNDEYGFLTFASDHGLYKNCESYGNGDSGIYPGSASDINDGYGYDVPRYSIEITGCRSHHNMVGYSGTAGDSVHVHDNEFDHNMGGASMDSAFPGHPGLPQNHARFERNLIHDNNADYYPYVADGTCAKPPVERGYEEGVVCPQISMPPGTGIITAGGNWNIYENNWIYGQRRAAFFLSAVPAFIRGENALAKQVDTSHHNRYADNHLGTDKAGRSRPNRTDVWWDGQGDGNCWQSDTGPSTPRSLPECGAARGAVSGRTDRLVGEPVKLAQLLVCADYNVRARRLPTGCDWYGARGVERIEVQIALGVALVLVLVGGVLWWRRLRHSRLATAATLLGAIGLGLDVAGATTGLASSYLPAVALLLTGAWWTGIGLVLRGERPGLGWTTMVLGVLTLLDAFDKAVLMIPWIPIGPAWMRGLLGVIWVLWAVVASARHGERAVGKRTDPGPDADADVDAADTHGSDETGADADAGSGSADSGPDTHSEADRSSAPDRDRS, encoded by the coding sequence ATGTCGTGGACACGAAGACTTCTGGTGGTCCTGGTGGCGCTGGCTGCCGCACTCCTCGCGGCCTCGGCCGCCCAGGCACACGAGGAACGGCCGGTCCCCCTGCCGGACGGTTCCGGCAGCGTCCCGGTCCACCGCGCCGGCGAACCCGATCTGCTGGTCTGCAAGAGCGACCGGGTCGACTTCGAACGCCGGATATCCGGCTTTCCGGCGAAGCTCCGGGCGCGCAACCTCGAACTCTTCGACCGGTGCCGGAAATCCGGCTACCGCCATCTGCAACAGGCCGTCGACAAGGTCGGCAGACCCGGCATGAACATCGCGATCCTGCCCGGCCTGTACGAGGAGGAGCCCTCGCTGCCCAGGCCGACGGGGGAGTGCGCGAGGCTCAAGGCACCCGACTCGCAGCTCGGCTACCAGATCCTGTCGTACGCGCAGCAGAAGCAGTGTCCGCACAATCAGAACCTGGTGGCGATCCTCGGCAAGAAGCAGCTCCAGATCGAGGGGACCGGGGCGGCGCGCACCGACGTCGTCATCGACGCCAAGTACCAGAAGCTCAACGCGATCCGCGCGGACGGCTCCGACGGCATCTACTTCAAGAATTTCACCGCACAGCGCACCACGTTCAACTCGCTGTACGTGCTGGCACAGGACGGCTTCGTCATCGACGACGTCCTCACCCGGTGGAACGACGAGTACGGCTTCCTCACCTTCGCCAGTGACCACGGGCTGTACAAGAACTGCGAGTCGTACGGCAACGGCGACTCCGGCATCTATCCCGGCAGTGCGTCGGACATCAACGACGGCTACGGCTACGACGTGCCGCGCTACTCGATCGAGATCACCGGCTGCCGCAGCCACCACAACATGGTCGGATACTCCGGCACCGCGGGCGACTCCGTCCACGTCCACGACAACGAGTTCGACCACAACATGGGCGGCGCCTCGATGGACAGCGCCTTCCCGGGTCACCCGGGGCTCCCGCAGAACCACGCACGCTTCGAACGCAACCTGATCCACGACAACAACGCCGACTACTACCCGTACGTCGCCGACGGCACCTGCGCCAAACCGCCCGTGGAGCGCGGCTACGAGGAGGGTGTCGTCTGCCCGCAGATCTCCATGCCGCCGGGCACCGGCATCATCACCGCGGGCGGCAACTGGAACATCTACGAGAACAACTGGATCTACGGACAGCGGCGCGCCGCCTTTTTCCTGAGTGCCGTCCCCGCCTTCATTCGCGGCGAGAACGCCCTGGCGAAGCAGGTCGACACCTCGCACCACAACCGGTACGCGGACAACCACCTCGGCACGGACAAGGCGGGCCGCTCCCGGCCCAACCGCACCGATGTGTGGTGGGACGGCCAGGGGGACGGCAACTGCTGGCAGTCGGACACCGGGCCGTCCACACCGCGCTCGCTGCCCGAGTGCGGGGCGGCGCGCGGCGCGGTCTCCGGCCGCACCGATCGATTGGTGGGCGAACCGGTCAAACTCGCCCAATTGCTGGTCTGTGCCGACTACAACGTGCGGGCGCGGCGGCTGCCGACCGGCTGCGACTGGTACGGCGCACGCGGCGTCGAGCGCATCGAGGTACAGATCGCGCTGGGTGTCGCCCTGGTGCTCGTGCTGGTCGGCGGCGTGCTGTGGTGGCGCCGCCTGCGGCACAGCCGGCTCGCCACAGCGGCCACGCTGCTCGGCGCGATCGGCCTCGGGCTGGATGTGGCCGGTGCGACGACGGGCCTCGCGTCCTCCTATCTGCCTGCGGTGGCGCTGCTGCTGACCGGGGCGTGGTGGACCGGCATCGGGCTCGTACTGCGCGGCGAGCGGCCCGGACTGGGCTGGACCACGATGGTGCTGGGCGTCCTGACCCTGCTCGACGCCTTCGACAAGGCCGTCCTGATGATCCCGTGGATCCCGATCGGCCCGGCCTGGATGCGCGGCCTCCTCGGTGTCATCTGGGTGCTGTGGGCGGTGGTGGCCTCGGCTCGGCACGGTGAACGGGCGGTAGGGAAGAGGACGGACCCGGGGCCGGACGCAGACGCGGATGTCGATGCGGCGGACACACATGGCAGCGACGAGACGGGGGCCGATGCGGACGCGGGGTCCGGATCGGCGGATTCCGGGCCGGACACGCATTCCGAGGCCGACCGGAGCTCCGCACCGGATCGGGACCGATCATGA